From the genome of Glycine max cultivar Williams 82 chromosome 2, Glycine_max_v4.0, whole genome shotgun sequence, one region includes:
- the LOC100527716 gene encoding uncharacterized protein LOC100527716 codes for MRTTAPSDFIFTQKLHPFNITSTKTSLQRTLPYFLQLNRMAEAARTAHKPAPHPIQPKPDDKTPNPAKEIPPPPEKPEPGDCCGSGCVRCVWDVYYDELEEYNKRYKQVDPSPKPSS; via the coding sequence ATGAGAACTACAGCACCTTCCGATTTCATTTTCACCCAAAAGCTTCACCCTTTCAACATCACCTCCACCAAAACCTCCCTCCAACGAACCCTACCCTATTTTCTCCAACTCAATCGCATGGCCGAGGCTGCACGAACCGCGCATAAACCCGCGCCGCACCCGATCCAACCCAAACCCGACGATAAAACCCCGAATCCGGCGAAGGAGATTCCGCCGCCGCCGGAGAAGCCGGAGCCCGGCGATTGCTGCGGCAGCGGGTGCGTCCGATGCGTCTGGGATGTGTACTACGACGAACTCGAAGAATACAATAAGCGATACAAACAGGTCGATCCCAGCCCCAAACCTTCTTCGTAA